From one Lycium ferocissimum isolate CSIRO_LF1 chromosome 7, AGI_CSIRO_Lferr_CH_V1, whole genome shotgun sequence genomic stretch:
- the LOC132061824 gene encoding uncharacterized protein LOC132061824, with protein sequence MVRAYSQEHTYRHPWERVISASWRKFDDPAKKRALSHILEVDTLNHKLNPSSGKLYTTRAVTIHAPGPWFVRKIIGQNICHCVESTVVDARCRSMQLSTRNISLQNFIEVEEKIRYDPHPDNPNSWTVCKQETSIKIKPLSALASMAEKIEQRCVEKFQANSAKGREVMERMCKYLEAESSGISVS encoded by the coding sequence ATGGTCAGAGCATATTCACAAGAGCATACTTACAGGCACCCATGGGAACGAGTTATTTCTGCATCCTGGCGCAAGTTTGATGATCCTGCGAAAAAACGTGCCCTATCCCACATCCTTGAGGTTGATACGTTGAATCACAAGCTTAACCCCAGCTCAGGGAAGCTTTACACAACTCGTGCCGTCACTATACATGCACCTGGGCCGTGGTTTGTTCGCAAAATCATTGGTCAAAATATCTGCCACTGTGTTGAATCAACTGTTGTCGATGCACGATGTCGGTCAATGCAACTCTCTACTCGTAACATCAGTCTCCAGAATTTTATTGAGGTGGAGGAGAAAATTAGATATGATCCGCACCCTGATAATCCAAATTCATGGACAGTCTGCAAGCAGGAAACTAGTATTAAGATTAAGCCCTTGTCAGCACTGGCTTCTATGGCAGAGAAAATAGAGCAGAGATGCGTGGAGAAGTTCCAGGCAAACAGCGCAAAGGGTAGAGAGGTTATGGAGCGGATGTGCAAGTACCTTGAAGCTGAATCCAGTGGCATTTCAGTGTCATGA
- the LOC132061825 gene encoding zinc finger A20 and AN1 domain-containing stress-associated protein 8-like: MEHNETGCQPHPEGPILCINNCGFFGSAASMNMCSKCYKDMIVKQEQSKLAASSIENLVNGSTSEKGPVVVGSVDVQPALLQTKSVAFSSPPSSSSGEAAELKVKEGPNRCSACKRKVGLTGFKCRCGNFYCGSHRYSDKHDCQFDYRSAARDAIAKANPVVKAEKLDKI; this comes from the coding sequence ATGGAGCACAATGAGACTGGATGCCAACCCCATCCAGAAGGCCCTATTTTGTGCATTAACAACTGCGGTTTCTTTGGAAGTGCTGCAAGCATGAATATGTGCTCCAAGTGTTACAAGGACATGATTGTGAAACAGGAACAATCAAAGCTTGCAGCGTCGTCAATTGAAAACCTTGTAAATGGGTCAACAAGTGAGAAGGGGCCAGTTGTTGTTGGCTCTGTGGATGTGCAACCTGCTTTGCTGCAAACAAAATCTGTTGCTTTTTCATCACCTCCATCTTCAAGTTCTGGTGAGGCTgctgaattgaaggttaagGAGGGTCCTAACCGGTGCAGCGCTTGCAAGAGAAAGGTTGGTTTGACTGGATTCAAATGCCGCTGTGGTAACTTTTATTGTGGATCACACCGCTACTCAGACAAACATGACTGCCAGTTTGACTACCGCTCAGCTGCACGCGATGCTATAGCAAAGGCCAATCCTGTTGTTAAGGCAGAAAAACTTGACAAGATCTAA